The genome window ATAAATTACTTGTATCAAAGTAATTTGATAATATATTTTCCATTATACTATTTGAACCTGTTGCAACCCAGTATGATTTAAGTACTGCATTTCTATTTACAGTTAAAATATCTAAGGCTCTTGATACTGAATTTGGATTATATATATCTCTATTTCCTATTCTATAACCATCATAATATTCTTTTATTCTTTCACGCTCACTCATTAAATCTAGTTTTTCTAGCCAATAATCTACTTCTTCTTGTGTGAAACCGAATAAATCAGCAAATTTATCTTCTTGATTATCTAATACATTACTTATTACTCTATTATTTAATGCTGAAAATATTGAATTAGCTGTTAATTCTGTTATTCCTACCAATACTGCAAAATGTAAATCGGGATTACCTTTTAAAGCTGTACCAAATAAAGTTCTAAAAAAAGATATTACTTCTGGCAATTCATCTTTATCAAGCATATCTATTACAAAACTATCATATTCATCTATTAATAATATTGGTTTAACACCTTCTACTTCATGTATAGCCCTTGTTAATAATTGAAGTGATTTATCTAATTCTAATGCTTTTTCCCTTTTTTCTAATATATTTAATATTTTACTTTTAACTGCAAAAGAAATATCTTTATCTTTTAACTCATAAAAGTATTCTAATAAAAGGTCTTGTATTGCATATTTTACGTCATTTAGATTTTTTGCTTCTCCATTTTTAAAATCAAGGTGTATTACTGATCTAGTTCCTAAATATTTCATTTTTTTTGTCTTGGCTATCTTTTTATCACCAAAAAATTCCAATGCCTTTTCTTTTTTATTTTTATTAAAGAAAAAGTTTATTGTATCTAAACCAAGTGTTTTACCAAATCTACGTGGTCTACATATTAATACAGTTTCGTTTATAGGATTACCATTATTATTTATTAGTTTATCTATAAGCATTGTTTTATCTACATAAAAAGTATCTTTTTCTATTTTTTCTGCACTAAAACTCGTCTTAAACTCTACCATAATATCACCCTTTCTTTTATATATTATATTCTCTATTCACATATATTTCAAGTCTCAAAAAAATATAATAAAAAGAAAAGAGAGATTTCTCTCTCTAATCATCTATTAATTTATTAGAATTTATATTCTGCTCCTAATGTAGCTTTCATTTCAGTTTCACTATATCCGAAATCAGTTACAGTTTTTGTAGCTTTAAATTTAACTGGTGTTTCAACACTTGTTTTTAAAGTTAATTTTTCAATTGGTTTATATTCAACTGATAATTTTGGTATAACTTCAAATACTATACCAGTTAATGATGGTTTTTTGTTAACAGGATCATTTGAAGCTTTAACTCCATTAAATTCAGATTTAGCTTCTAAACGTGGAGTTATAGTTAACATATCATTAACAACACCTTTATATTCTCCATAAAGTCCAAATTTAAATTTACCTTCCATTTCTGCTGCTGCCTTAGCATTATCATATTTTCCACCTAATAATGCATGTCCACCAACTGTAAAATTCTTGTATGTATATTTAGCTTTTGTATCTAATCCATAACCTACTAATAATTTATCATTTACTGATGCAATTGGGAATACAATTTTAGTTTCTTTTGATTGTAATTCTACAAATGGATTCCCTGTTAATTCAAATCCATCTTTTTTCCAAGTAGCAACTATATCAAATTTATTAGAAATATCACTTTTTGCAAATCCTTCGCTTGTATCACCAAATTTTTTCCAATCTTCTAATACTTTATAATCTTTTATTTCCTTATCATATTTATTATCACCTGTATGTATCATCATATCAAATTTATTATTAAATTTAATACTAGTTTCATCATTTATCATTCCACCTGCACCTAATTCAACATGCGCTTTAACATTAGGTTCAAATTTTTTAGCTTTTACTTGGTAATCATGTTCTACCTCAACCTTAGCAATTATATCTTGCGCAACTTTTGTTTTACCTTTAATTTCAACTTTATGAGTAGAATCAAATTCTGGATTAAATGCTGCTGTTGTTGCTATTTGCATTTTAGCTTCTGTTTTTGTATTAAATATATATTCCATATCATCTTTTTTATATTCGACATTTGCTTCTCCAGTAGTTTTTATTTTTTTATCTGCTGGTGCTGTTTTGGTTAAATCAGCAAATCCTAATTGTCCTTTTACATATGTTGATAAACCTTCAACCTTAGTAGGTATTTCATATTTAGCGTATACGTTTATATCTTTAACTTCTAAGTTTTTTGCTTCAAATACATTTTTATTTGTAGCATCATCAAATTTTACTGATAGTCCTCTTTCAAATTTTAAATCTCCCCCTAAATGAAATCCAGAACCTGCTATATTAACATCTCCACTTGTTTTTAGCATATGACCTGAATGATTTAACATTTCAGAAAATGCAACATCTTTATAATGTTTCATTTTGTGTTCAGTCTCAATTTTAAACTCCCCTGTTGTTGCCGCTGCAACTGATGCTATTGAAGCAACAAGCGCTGACAATAATAAAATTTTTTTCATAATTATCTCTCCTTTTTTCATAATTCTAATTCTTTTTAGAATTTCTTAGTATGATTTTAACACTAAAATGGCTAAAATGCAATACTTATGAAGAATTTTCTAAAAATATTACTTCATTTACCCTTA of Oceanivirga salmonicida contains these proteins:
- a CDS encoding AAA family ATPase → MVEFKTSFSAEKIEKDTFYVDKTMLIDKLINNNGNPINETVLICRPRRFGKTLGLDTINFFFNKNKKEKALEFFGDKKIAKTKKMKYLGTRSVIHLDFKNGEAKNLNDVKYAIQDLLLEYFYELKDKDISFAVKSKILNILEKREKALELDKSLQLLTRAIHEVEGVKPILLIDEYDSFVIDMLDKDELPEVISFFRTLFGTALKGNPDLHFAVLVGITELTANSIFSALNNRVISNVLDNQEDKFADLFGFTQEEVDYWLEKLDLMSERERIKEYYDGYRIGNRDIYNPNSVSRALDILTVNRNAVLKSYWVATGSNSIMENILSNYFDTSNLSKELFKLVSGETIAVTLKKEFTNKNLSDAEAFYTFLLYAGYLTAVQISDCRISVRVPNLGIKKAIQNMVGSILSRAKNEKYLALKEAVDRFDIELMQQVFHDILKQVYAKDIKTYEKAYRTFVATLFNLSGYYIAKVEQKAGIGEVDIVLLPKDVLRKSKLIELKLAKTPNEIENKHKEAKEQVETRKYKDYFKEEQLDGLQIYTMVFCNYEVSIKEVK